A stretch of DNA from Aliarcobacter thereius LMG 24486:
TAAATAATTTTAATCATAAAATAAAAGTTGAAGATAAAGTTTTAGAAGTTTCATATCTTGATTTTATGTTTGCAAAAAAAGATCAAAGTAGTATGGGACTTTTAACTGTAAATATAAATTTTGATGGAAAAAATGAAGAGACAAGATTAGCTGGATTAAGAGGACAATTAGGAGTTCCAAAAGAGCTTATAATTGGAGATTATAAAGTTACTTTAATATATGGTTCAAAATATATGGAACTACCTTTTGCTATTAGATTAAATGAATTTCAATTAGATAGATATCCAGGAAGTATGGCTCCATCATCATATGCTAGTGAAGTAACTGTTATAAAAGATGATAAAGCTTATGATTATAGAATATTTATGAATAGAACTTTAAGTGAAGGAAATTTCTTATTTTTCCAAAGTTCATATTTCCCTGATGAAACAGGAACTGTACTTTCTGTAAATAATGACCCTGGAAAATGGCCAACATATTTAGGATATTTTTTACTTACACTTGGACTTTTATTAAATTTCTTTGATAAAAAATCAAGATTTATGAAACTTATAAAATATGTTTCTAGCAAAAATATTGCAAGTTTTGCATTAGTTTTAACTCTATTTGCCTGTACAAATGTATATGCAAATGATGATTTACAACCAGAATTAGAGGTAAATAAAGTAGAGTTAGCAGTTGATTATTTAAACAAGTATAAAGATGAATCAAAACAAGTATCAGAAAAATTTGGTAATTTAGTTGTTCAAGGAAATGGTGGAAGAATGCAACCATTATCAACTTTAAATAAGCAAATTGTTCAAAAACTAAGTGGAAGAAGTAACTTTTTAGGAATGGATGCAAATCAGATTGTTTTTGGAATGCTAACAAGACCTGATATATGGAAAGATGTTAAAATCCTAAAAATACAAACTCCAAAACTTAAAAAACTTCTAAATATTGATGAGAGTGAAAAATATATCTCTTTTTCTGAAGTTTTTGATGAAAAAGGAAAATATTTAATAGTTGAAGAAGCTGAAAAAGCACTTCTTACAAAACCTATTGAAAGAGGAACTTATGAAAAAGATATTATTAAGTTAGATGAAAAATTAAATATTATTTATAGTGTATTTAATGGTTCTTTACTAAATATTTTCCCAAAATTTTATAATAGTGAAAAAATTGATGATAACTATAAATGGTACTCACCACTTGAAGCTATTGATATATTTCAAGGTCAAAATCAAGTTGCAATAAGCACTTTAATAAGAGGACTTTTAAATTCAGTAGTTGATTATAATTGGGAAGAGACAAATAAGTATTTAGATTTAGCAAAAAGTTATCAAGAAAAAGCTGGAAATGAAGTAATGCCTAGCAAAACAAAAATAGATGCTGAAATATTATTTAATAAACTAGATCTATTTTTTAATTTAACTCTTGTTTATTTATTATTAGGTTTTATAATGCTAATAATTTCATTTGTATTAATTTTTAATCCTAACTTTAAAGCAGAAAAAACTACAAAAACATTATTTGTAATTTTAGCTATTTTATTCTCTATTCAAACATTTGCAATGGGATTTAGATGGTATGTATCAGGTCATGCTCCTTGGAGTGATACTTATGAATCAATGTTATATATATCTTGGTCAGCTATTTTTGCAGGAGTAATTTTCTTTAGAAGATCTCTTTTAGCACTTAGTTCAGCTGTTATCATGGCTGCAATTTTTATGTTTACAGCACATTTAACAGAAATTGACCCACAAATTACAAATTTAGTACCTGTTCTAAAATCTTATTGGCTTACAATTCATGTATCAATATTGACAGCTTCTTATGGATTTTTTGGACTTAGTGCAATTTTAGGTTTTTTAACACTGATTATGTTTATTGTTAGAAAAAGAAAACCACATGTTGATGATATTATAAAACACATTAGTGCAATAAATGAGATATCATTAATTATTGGATTAGCATTTATTACAATTGGAAATTTTCTTGGAGGAGTTTGGGCAAATGAATCTTGGGGAAGATATTGGGGTTGGGATCCAAAAGAGACTTGGTCTTATGTTTCAATTATAGTTTATGCTATTGTTCTTCATTTAAGATTTGTTAAATCATTAAATAATCCATTTACTTTAGCAGCTTCTTCAATGCTTGCATTTAGTACAATTTTAATGACATACTTAGGAGTTAATTTCTATCTATCAGGAATGCACTCATATGCAACAGGAGATCCTGTTCCAATTCCTATGTGGGCATATTTTACAACTATTGTTGCAATAATGACTGTTGTTTTAGCATATAGAAATAGAGATTTAAAAGAGAGTTTATAAATATATGTCAAAAGTTTTAGATATTTTTAAAGAATTAGTTGATATCCCAAGATGTTCAAATAGGCATGAAGATTTTATAGCTTATATGCAGAAATTATCAAAACAGTTAAATTATAACTGTTTTGTAGATGAAGCAAAAAATATTTTATGTAAAAAAGATAATAGTAATTCTAAAATTGTTTTCCAATCACACTATGATATTGTTTGTTTAAGTGAGAATAAAAAAATAGAACTTGTTGAAGATGAAGATAGTTTAAGTGCAAAAGATTCAACTTTGGGTGCTGATAATGGAATAGGTTGTTCATATATGATTGCTTTAATGTATGAATCTTATGATGGAGAATTTCTTTTTACAAGTGATGAAGAGATAGGATTAATTGGTGCAAATAATTTAAATCTATCTATAAACTCAAAATATATGTTAAATCTTGATAGTGAAGAAGAGGGTGAAATTTGCATTGGTTGTGCAGGTGGAGTTGATATTAAAGCTATTTTTGAAGATAAAAGGATAGTTCAAAATATTGATAATCTTGATTTATATGAAATAAGATTGAACTCTTTAAAAGGTGGGCATAGTGGTGTTGATATTGATAAAGATATACCAAATGCTATAAAACTTTTAATACAAAGTATAAAAGAGTGTGATGGAAAAATACTTGATATTAGTGGAGGGGAGAGAATAAACTCTATTCCTGCAAATGCAAGAGCTATAATTGCTTCTAAAAATAAACCAAATAAAACACATGAAAATATGATAATAGATAAAATTGATACAAAAAGTGAACATTTATCTATTTATGATGATAATTTATTGAACTTTTTAAATAGTTTTGAAAATGGAATAAGAAGATATAATAGTGAGCTAGGGGTTGTTCAAACTTCAATAAATTTGGCACTAATTGATACAAATATAGATAATATAAAAGTTGAATTTAGTGCAAGAGCTATGAGCAAAGAAGATTTAGAAAAGATAAAAAATGAAACTTGTAATGATTTATCAAATAATGGTTTTGAATTTACAACTTATGGTAAGTACTCTCCTTGGAAGCCAGATATAAATGAATTTACAAATATTGTTTTAGAATCTTATAAAAAATATAATAAAAATGCATCACTAAGAGCTATTCATGCAGGTTTGGAGTGTGCAGTTTTTAAAGAAAAATTTCCAAATATTAAAATAGCTTCTATTGGACCGACTATTAAATTTCCTCACTCAAAAAATGAAATAGTTTACAAAGAATCTATAAAAAATGTTTATAAAATAGTAAAAGATATAATAAAGAGTGTTTAGTGAATATTGAAGAACTAAAAAAGAAAAAAGATGATTGCAGAGCTTGGAAAAATGTTGAACCTTGGTATATGCAACTAAAAGAAGTAGAAAAGATAGAAAAAAAAGATTTAAATATAGATTATGGTGATTGGTTTAGTATAGGTTCTAAAAAAGATTTAAATGATGAAGAGTATGAAATCATATTAAAAACTGCAAAGGCTCTTATTCCTTGGAGAAAAGGACCTTTTAAGATATTTGATTTAGAAATTGATAGTGAATGGCAAAGTAATTTAAAATATAATCTACTAAGACCTCATTTTAATTTAAAAGATAAAGTTGTTGCAGATATTGGATGTAATAATGGTTATTATATGTTTAGAATGCTTGAAGATAAACCAAAAAGATTAGTTGGTTTTGATCCATCGCCTTTGACATTACATCAATTTGAATTTATAAACCATTTTGTTAAATCAGATATTGTTTATGAGATGCTAGGAGTTGAACATTTAGAAGCTTATAATCATAAATTTGATCTTATATTTATGCTGGGTGTTTTATACCATAGAGCAGATCCTATTGGAACTTTAAAATCTTTGAATAGAGGATTAAATAGTAAAGGAGAGATTATAATTGATACCTTTATGATAGATGGAGTTGATGAAATTTGTTTAACTCCAAATCAAAGATACTCGAAAATACCAAATATATATTTTATTCCTACAATTCCTGCATTGAAAAATTGGCTTATAAGAGCAGGTTTTGAGAATATTGAAGTTTTAGAAACTATTGTTACAACAAAAGATGAACAAAGAGCTACGATATGGAGTTTTGATGAGAGTTTAGAAGACTTCTTAGATTCAAAGGATAATAGTAAAACAGTTGAAGGTTATCCTGCTCCTAAAAGAGTTTATATAAAGGCTAGAAAAGTATTATAATATTAGAAGAGCTCAATTTTTGATGTCTCTTCTTCACTAAAAACAAATGCTCTGCTTCTTCCATTGTTCTTAGCTTCTCTAACAGCTATATCAGCTTTTTTAATAATCGTATTAATATCTTTTCCATCTTTTGGAAAATATGCGATTCCAGCACAAATTGTTTTCATTAAAACTTGACCAGTTGTTTCATTTACAACAACTTTTTCATCTTTAAATTTATTTATTATTTTATTTGCAACTAAAATTGCATTATCTTCATCTTTTATATTTTGTAGAATTACTAAAAATGCATCATTTGACATTCTTATTACAAAATCAGATTCTCTTATGCAATTTTTAATAACTAAAGATAGTTTTTTTATAACTTTATCCCCAATATTATAATTAAATTCATCAAGAACAGCTTTGAAATGGTCAATACCAATTTTAAGAAAAGCAACTTTTTTATTTTCTCTAGTAGCTAAAGAAAATATTGGTTTTATAATATTATTTAAATAAGCTCTAGTATAACATCCAGTTAATTTATCAATTATTGTAGCATTTAATAACTCTTTTTCTAGATATTTAATATATAAAATATTTGATAAATTATTTAAAACCAAATCAATTTGTAATGAATATTTTGATTTTACCTCTTGTAGTTTCGATTGATCTTTAAAAATTAAACCAAAGATTATCTCAAATTCACCATTTGATCTTACTTTTTTTGTATAAAATAGCTGAGTGTTTTTATCTGAATTATCAAATACTATATCTGAATTCCCACTATTTTTAACCAAGATTTTAACTGCATCAATAAAAAAGTTCTCTTTTAAAAAATCAAAAAAACTATTAAATATATTTTTATTATTACTATTTAAAATTGTATAATTTAAAGATAAAAGACTTTTTATTGTTTCATTCGTCATATGTGCTGTTCCCATTTTACTAATGTATGAATTTCACTCATTAAGCTAGTTTTATCTCCATGTCCTGGATAAATTACAAAATTATCTTTCCAAGATAAGATTTTTTTAATACTATTTTTCATATCTTTAGCATTTGACATAGGAAAATCATATCTTCCAATAGTCCCTTTAAAAATAAAATCTCCACTAAATAATGTTTTATTTATTTCAATAACACTACATCCTGGAGTATGCCCTGGAAAATGGTGAAATTTTATTTTAATTTTTGATATTTCAATCTCTTCATCAGGATTAACTAAAATATCAGCATATGATGGTGGAAGTCCTAAGTTATAAGGATTTAAAGTAAGCATAAATTCATCATCTTTTGGAGTATATAATTTGATATTAAAAAACTCTTTTAGCTCTTGATTTGACCAAATATGATCAAAATGTCCATGAGTATTTAAAATTGCAATAGGATTTGTAACATTTTGTTTTACCCAAGCACTTGCTCCAACACCTGGATCTATAATTATATCTTTATTATCAATAGTAACTATATAACAATTTGTTCCATAGTCTCCCATAGGATGATGTTTAACCTGCATTTTAATCCTTAATAGATAAAATTTGTCCATTATATCAAAAAAAGGTTTAAAATGTTATTTTTTAAAAGTTTAGAAGCTATATTATTCTGTACAAACCCCACTAATAAGATGGAGAAGTTTAGAATTTTTTATAATAATTTTAATAGCAATAAAATAATATTTGAAGAAAATCATGAAGCAAAAGAGCTCAAAGTTCCATCTTATATATCTTTTTTAAATGTAAAAAAACCAACAGAACTTCCAGAAATAAAGAATTTTAATACAGATTTAGGAAAAAAATACCTACTTCATACAATTTTACATATTGAGTATAGTGCTATTGATTTAGCTTTAGATGCAGCATATAGATTTAAAAATCTTCCACATAATTATTATAAAGATTGGTTAGAAGTTGCAGATGATGAGATAAGACATTTTTTAATGCTTGAAGAACTTTTAAAAGAGATAGGAGGATTTTATGGAGAGTTTGAAGTTCATAAAAATTTATTTGAAGCTATGGAAAAAACTCCAGATTTTTTAAGCAGAATGGCTTGTGTGCCAAGATATCTTGAAGCAAATGGACTTGATCAAAATCCAAAAATTATGCAAAAACTCAATTCAAATAATGATATTTTTAATAAAAAAATCATTAAAGCTTTGGAAATAATTTTAGAAGAAGAAGTTGAACATGTAAAAAAAGGTGATAATTGGTTTAAATATGAATGTGAAAGATTGTCTTTAGAACCAGAAAAATCATATTTTGAAGCTATTGAAAGAGTTTTCCCTGGAAGTACAAAAAGAAAAATGGATATAAATTTTGAAATGCGGAAAGAAGCTGGTTTTTCTTGTGATGAGTTGAAGTTTTTATCTAAAAAAGATGATTGTAGTTAAAGCTTACAAAGAAGTTGTAAGCTTTAATCTTAAATTATTATCATTATAAATAGCTTTTATATCACTGTTTATTTTTTCTCTACTTAAAACACCTTGTAATGTTTTTAAAACATGCCAGAACTTCTCATTAAAAGGAATATCTAACTCTTTTAACTTTTTATCTTTAATATTATTTGCAATAGCATAAATACAATAATAGTAAAAAATCTTATTTTTTGCTCTTTTTATTTTATAATTTCTCATAATATCTAAATTTGAGATATATGCTTTCTTATCTAATTCATTTAAAAACTTATTGTTTTTTATCTCTTCTATCTCTTCATCTAGCTTAACTTTAAACTCTTCAAGTTTTTTATTTATATCACCAGCTAAATTTGGATAGTAATTTAATGCTTTATTATAAAGTTTATCTATATTTGATGAATCTATTTTTATATTTGATGAATGACTTTTATTTGAATCATAATTATGGTTTATAGATTCTAATATCTCATAAACAAAAGGTAAATATATATATTTATCATCTTTTCCTTTTTTAAAAGAAACCCCTTGATGACTTATTTGTGCTTTAAATCCAACGTATTCAAATTTCATTTTATGCTCCTTGTTGTTTTAAAATTTAATTAAACCAATTTTTGATTTTATCAAACATTCCTTCAAATTTAGTTGTATGAGGAGTACTTTCTACTCCAAAACTCTCTTGAAGTTTTGCTAAAAGTTCTTTTTGTTCACTATTTAAAGATTTTGGATATTCAATTTTTATTTGAACAATTAAATCTCCTTTTCCATAACCTTGAACATTTTTTACACCTTCACTTCTAAAAGTAAAATGCTGTTTATCTTGAACATTTTTTGGTATTTCAAGCTCTAATTCACCTCTTAAGCTAGGAATTTTAATTTTAGCTCCAAGAGCCACTTGAGTGAAAAATATTGGTGCTTCATAATAGATATCATCATCATGTCTTACAAAATGACTATCTTCTTTAACTTTTGTTTGAAGATATAAATCTCCTCTTTCACCGTTTGGTGAAATATTACCTTTATTGCTAACTCTAATTCTCATTCCATCATTTACACCTTCAGGAATATCAACTTTAAAGCTATCTTGAATCTCTTCAAAACCTAAACCTCTACAAGAATTACAAGAACTAGCAGCTGCTTTTCCACTTCCTTCACAATGTGGACAAGTTTGTGCAAATGTCATAAAACCTTGTCTTGAGTGAACTTGACCAACTCCAGCACAAGTTTTACAATTTTCTAGTTTTCCATCTTTCGCACCTGTACCTTTACAAGGTTTACAAGCAGTTTTATATTTATATTTTATCTCTTTATTACAACCAAAAATTGCTTCATTAAACTCTAGTTTTACTTCAATTGCTGTATCAAGATTGTAGTTATATGTTTTTCTCTCTTTTTTACTATGAGATCTTCCACCAAAACCAAACATCTCTTCAAATATTGAACCTAAATCATCAAATCCACCAAATCCACCAGCTCTTGAACCTTGACCTTCAAGTCCAGCTTTCCCATATCTATCATAAATAGATCTTTTTTCATCATCACTTAGAACTTGGTAAGCTTCATTAATAGCTTTAAATTTTTCTTCAGCTTCTTTATTGTCTGGATTTTTATCAGGATGATATTGCATAGCTAGTTTTCTATATGCTTTTTTTATAGTTGTTTTATCTGATGATTTCTCAACTTCTAGTAGTTCATAATAATCAATTTCAATCAATTTTAAATCTCCATAAAATATGTATATTTTTTTAAAGCAAATATTTTACCTAAAAGTGAATAAAGAGAAGTTTATCTATTAAGATTTATTATAAATTTGATATAATCGCAAAATGAACAGAGGATTAGAAAAATTTTATGAACTAGTAGAAGCTTTTGAATCTTTGCCAACTATTGGTAAAAAATCAGCATTAAGGCTTGCATATCATATTGTTATGAATGATAATTATTGTGGTATTAAACTTTCACATAGTATAGAGAATGCTTTACGAACTATAAAAAAGTGTAAAAAATGCTCAAGTATTAGTGAAAATGAGATTTGTGAATATTGTTTAGATGATAGTAGAGATTCTACAAAACTTTGTATTGTTCAAAGTGCAAAAGATATTTTTGTGATTGAAGACTCAAAAGAGTTTGATGGAAAATATTTTGTAATTGATGAACTAGAACAGAGTGCTATTTTGAAACTTCATGAATTTATTAAAAATAATGATGTAAAAAATATACTTTTTGCTATAACACCATCTATTGCAAATGATGCTTTTATTCTTTATATTGAAGATAAATTAAAAGGATTTGATATAAGATTT
This window harbors:
- the ccsA gene encoding cytochrome c biogenesis protein CcsA, which translates into the protein MKKILFSLKTTVILLSILAISAGVATFIENDFGTTSALFLVYNSFWYEALLVLTTINLISVIYKFKMWKNTARFLFHSSFVVILIGAGITRYVGYEGIVQIPEGVTTNEMISLEPYLQVTVEKDNNIIAQEMYQEDFTSLFKSLNNFNHKIKVEDKVLEVSYLDFMFAKKDQSSMGLLTVNINFDGKNEETRLAGLRGQLGVPKELIIGDYKVTLIYGSKYMELPFAIRLNEFQLDRYPGSMAPSSYASEVTVIKDDKAYDYRIFMNRTLSEGNFLFFQSSYFPDETGTVLSVNNDPGKWPTYLGYFLLTLGLLLNFFDKKSRFMKLIKYVSSKNIASFALVLTLFACTNVYANDDLQPELEVNKVELAVDYLNKYKDESKQVSEKFGNLVVQGNGGRMQPLSTLNKQIVQKLSGRSNFLGMDANQIVFGMLTRPDIWKDVKILKIQTPKLKKLLNIDESEKYISFSEVFDEKGKYLIVEEAEKALLTKPIERGTYEKDIIKLDEKLNIIYSVFNGSLLNIFPKFYNSEKIDDNYKWYSPLEAIDIFQGQNQVAISTLIRGLLNSVVDYNWEETNKYLDLAKSYQEKAGNEVMPSKTKIDAEILFNKLDLFFNLTLVYLLLGFIMLIISFVLIFNPNFKAEKTTKTLFVILAILFSIQTFAMGFRWYVSGHAPWSDTYESMLYISWSAIFAGVIFFRRSLLALSSAVIMAAIFMFTAHLTEIDPQITNLVPVLKSYWLTIHVSILTASYGFFGLSAILGFLTLIMFIVRKRKPHVDDIIKHISAINEISLIIGLAFITIGNFLGGVWANESWGRYWGWDPKETWSYVSIIVYAIVLHLRFVKSLNNPFTLAASSMLAFSTILMTYLGVNFYLSGMHSYATGDPVPIPMWAYFTTIVAIMTVVLAYRNRDLKESL
- a CDS encoding M20/M25/M40 family metallo-hydrolase; this translates as MSKVLDIFKELVDIPRCSNRHEDFIAYMQKLSKQLNYNCFVDEAKNILCKKDNSNSKIVFQSHYDIVCLSENKKIELVEDEDSLSAKDSTLGADNGIGCSYMIALMYESYDGEFLFTSDEEIGLIGANNLNLSINSKYMLNLDSEEEGEICIGCAGGVDIKAIFEDKRIVQNIDNLDLYEIRLNSLKGGHSGVDIDKDIPNAIKLLIQSIKECDGKILDISGGERINSIPANARAIIASKNKPNKTHENMIIDKIDTKSEHLSIYDDNLLNFLNSFENGIRRYNSELGVVQTSINLALIDTNIDNIKVEFSARAMSKEDLEKIKNETCNDLSNNGFEFTTYGKYSPWKPDINEFTNIVLESYKKYNKNASLRAIHAGLECAVFKEKFPNIKIASIGPTIKFPHSKNEIVYKESIKNVYKIVKDIIKSV
- the cmoB gene encoding tRNA 5-methoxyuridine(34)/uridine 5-oxyacetic acid(34) synthase CmoB, giving the protein MNIEELKKKKDDCRAWKNVEPWYMQLKEVEKIEKKDLNIDYGDWFSIGSKKDLNDEEYEIILKTAKALIPWRKGPFKIFDLEIDSEWQSNLKYNLLRPHFNLKDKVVADIGCNNGYYMFRMLEDKPKRLVGFDPSPLTLHQFEFINHFVKSDIVYEMLGVEHLEAYNHKFDLIFMLGVLYHRADPIGTLKSLNRGLNSKGEIIIDTFMIDGVDEICLTPNQRYSKIPNIYFIPTIPALKNWLIRAGFENIEVLETIVTTKDEQRATIWSFDESLEDFLDSKDNSKTVEGYPAPKRVYIKARKVL
- a CDS encoding GGDEF domain-containing protein — encoded protein: MTNETIKSLLSLNYTILNSNNKNIFNSFFDFLKENFFIDAVKILVKNSGNSDIVFDNSDKNTQLFYTKKVRSNGEFEIIFGLIFKDQSKLQEVKSKYSLQIDLVLNNLSNILYIKYLEKELLNATIIDKLTGCYTRAYLNNIIKPIFSLATRENKKVAFLKIGIDHFKAVLDEFNYNIGDKVIKKLSLVIKNCIRESDFVIRMSNDAFLVILQNIKDEDNAILVANKIINKFKDEKVVVNETTGQVLMKTICAGIAYFPKDGKDINTIIKKADIAVREAKNNGRSRAFVFSEEETSKIELF
- a CDS encoding MBL fold metallo-hydrolase translates to MQVKHHPMGDYGTNCYIVTIDNKDIIIDPGVGASAWVKQNVTNPIAILNTHGHFDHIWSNQELKEFFNIKLYTPKDDEFMLTLNPYNLGLPPSYADILVNPDEEIEISKIKIKFHHFPGHTPGCSVIEINKTLFSGDFIFKGTIGRYDFPMSNAKDMKNSIKKILSWKDNFVIYPGHGDKTSLMSEIHTLVKWEQHI
- a CDS encoding ferritin-like domain-containing protein codes for the protein MLFFKSLEAILFCTNPTNKMEKFRIFYNNFNSNKIIFEENHEAKELKVPSYISFLNVKKPTELPEIKNFNTDLGKKYLLHTILHIEYSAIDLALDAAYRFKNLPHNYYKDWLEVADDEIRHFLMLEELLKEIGGFYGEFEVHKNLFEAMEKTPDFLSRMACVPRYLEANGLDQNPKIMQKLNSNNDIFNKKIIKALEIILEEEVEHVKKGDNWFKYECERLSLEPEKSYFEAIERVFPGSTKRKMDINFEMRKEAGFSCDELKFLSKKDDCS
- the dnaJ gene encoding molecular chaperone DnaJ, which produces MIEIDYYELLEVEKSSDKTTIKKAYRKLAMQYHPDKNPDNKEAEEKFKAINEAYQVLSDDEKRSIYDRYGKAGLEGQGSRAGGFGGFDDLGSIFEEMFGFGGRSHSKKERKTYNYNLDTAIEVKLEFNEAIFGCNKEIKYKYKTACKPCKGTGAKDGKLENCKTCAGVGQVHSRQGFMTFAQTCPHCEGSGKAAASSCNSCRGLGFEEIQDSFKVDIPEGVNDGMRIRVSNKGNISPNGERGDLYLQTKVKEDSHFVRHDDDIYYEAPIFFTQVALGAKIKIPSLRGELELEIPKNVQDKQHFTFRSEGVKNVQGYGKGDLIVQIKIEYPKSLNSEQKELLAKLQESFGVESTPHTTKFEGMFDKIKNWFN
- the recR gene encoding recombination mediator RecR, whose protein sequence is MNRGLEKFYELVEAFESLPTIGKKSALRLAYHIVMNDNYCGIKLSHSIENALRTIKKCKKCSSISENEICEYCLDDSRDSTKLCIVQSAKDIFVIEDSKEFDGKYFVIDELEQSAILKLHEFIKNNDVKNILFAITPSIANDAFILYIEDKLKGFDIRFTKIAQGVPTGVSLENVDLLSLSKAIQSKVEV